A region of the Blochmannia endosymbiont of Camponotus nipponensis genome:
GTGTGATATGGTGAATGACGAAGAGTTATTAGAATTGGTTGAAATGGAAATGAGAGAATTATTATCTCAATATGACTTTTCAGGAGAAAATACACCAATTATTCGTGGATCTGCTTTAAAAGCATTGGAAAATGATGAAGTATGGTCTAATAAAATTTTAGAATTATCAGATGTGTTAGATAATTATATTCCAGAGCCTAAACGTGCAGTGGATCAACCGTTTTTATTACCTATTGAAGATGTGTTTTCCATTTCTGGGCGTGGTACTGTTGTGACAGGCCGTATTGAACGTGGTGTTATCAAAATAGGAGAAGAAATAGAAATTGTCGGTATAAAAGATACAATAAAAACCACATGTACTGGAGTAGAAATGTTTAGAAAATTATTGGACGAAGGACGTGCTGGAGAAAATGTTGGTGTTTTATTACGTGGTACTAAACGAGATGAGGTAGAACGCGGCCAGGTATTGTCTAAACCTGGATATATCAAACCGTATTCTCATTTTGAGTCAGAAGTGTATATTTTAAATAAAGATGAAGGAGGAAGGCATACACCGTTTTTTAAGGGTTATCGCCCTCAATTTTATTTCCGTACTACAGATGTTACTGGTACTATTGAATTACCGGAAGGGGTGGAGATGGTAATGCCTGGCGATAATATTAGAATGGTTGTGAACTTAATTGCTCCGATAGCTATGAATGATGGGTTGCGTTTTGCTATTAGAGAAGGTGGTCGCACTATAGGGGCTGGCATTGTGTCCAAAATTATATCCTGATTGTATAAATGTTTATAAGTATAATTATATAAAAAATACATTTATAAAGATGTACTAGTGTGTTTATATGCAAATAAAAAATGAAAATAAAAAAAATATATATATATTAGAGATAGTTAAATGGATTAGTATTATAGGATTACTTGTAATTTCTATTGTTGGAAATTATTTATATCGTGATGTTAATGTTTTAGTTCGGAGTATAGTGGTTTTTATTATTATTGCTGTTGCTATGTATATTGTGTTAATTACTAAAATAGGAAAAATAATAGTTATATTTGGAAATGAATCACGTACTGAGTTGAAAAAAGTGGTGTGGCCTACTTATAGGGATGGATTAAATACTACTCTAATTGTGATAGGAGCCACTACAATTATGTCATTGTTATTATGGGGATTAGATACTATTTTAGTTCATGTTGTATCATTTGGGTTAAGGTTATAATATGGCTGATACTGTTAAGAAACGTTGGTATGTTATTCAGGCATTTTCTGGATTTGAGAATCGTGTGGCTCATTCTTTACGTGAACATATTAAATTACGTAATATGGGCACAATGTTTGGTGATATTATGGTGCCAACGGAAGAAGTAGTTGAAATGAGAGCTGGTCAACGTAGAAAAAGTGAACGTAAATTTTTTCCTGGTTATGTGTTAGTCCAAATGATAATGAATGATTCTAGTTGGCATTTAGTAAAAAGTATTCCGCGTGTTATGGGATTTGTTGGAGGAACGTGTGATAAACCTGCTCCTATCGGAGACAAGGAAGTTGATGCTATCGTTTATAGATTACAGCAAATAGGAGATAAACCTCGTCCTAAAACATTGTTTGAACCTGGTGAACTTATTAGAGTCAGTGATGGGCCTTTTTCTGATTTTAATGCTGTAGTAGAAGAAGTAGATTATGAAAAAAATCGGTTAAAAGTATCAGTGTCTATTTTTGGTCGAGCTACTCCTGTAGAGTTGGATTTTTCTCAAGTTGAAAAATCTTAGTTGTATATTTTTTGAGAAAATTATGTATTTATGTATTTAAGCATATACGATTAAAAGTTAATTATTTTTGTGGTTGTAATTATTATGTAAAGTATCAAAATAAAATCTGAAATGTTATTGATTATTATTTGTTAGGATAATGAATATGGTGACAAAAAAGGTAAAAGCGTGTATTAAACTGCAAATTTCTGCTGGAGCTGCTAATCCTAGCCCTCCTGTTGGACCTGCTTTAGGTCAACAAGGTGTGAATATCATGGAATTTTGTAAAGCATTTAATACTAATACCGCGACACTTGAAACAGGGCTGCCAATACCAGTTGTTATTACTGTGTATAATGATCGTTCTTTTTCCTTTGTTACTAAAACTCCTCCTGCTTCAATATTGTTAAAGAAAGCTGCAAATATTTCATCTGGATCTGGAAAACCAAATATAATAAACATTGGTAAAATATCGCGTGATCAAATTTATGAGATCGCAAAAATTAAAGCTATTGATATGACAGGTGCTAATATAGAATCGGTATCACGTTCTATTATAGGTACAGCTCGTTCTATAGGCCTCGAAGTGGAAGATTAATTGAGATATGATTAAGAAGTTAAGTAAAAGAATGCGTATGATAAAAAATTATGCAGATATATCTGTGCAATACAATGTGTTGGATGGATTAGAATTGTTAAAAAAAATGAAAAGAGTTAAGTTTGTTGAAAGTGTTGATATAGCTATCAATTTAGGAATTGATGCGCGTAAATCTGATCAACACGTACGTAGTAACGTGATTTTGCCACATGGTATTGGACGTGATATTTACGTTGCTGTTTTTACTCAAGGTTCTAATATAGTATTAGCTAAAAATGCGGGAGCTGATTTAGTTGGTTTAGAAGATTTATATGATCAAATAAAAAAGGAAAAATATCGTTTAGATGTGGTTATTGCATCTCCTGACGTCATGCATGTAGTAAGTAAATTAGGTCCTATTTTGGGGCCGAAAGGTTTAATGCCTAATATTAAAATGGGTACTATATCTCATGATATAGCAGAATCGGTTAAAAATTTTAAATTAGGAAAAATACGTTATAAAAATGATAAAAATGGTATTATTCATGCTACTATTGGAAAAATTGATTTTGATACTATACAACTCAAGGAAAATTTGGAAGCTTTAATAGTATCTTTAAGACAAGCTAAACCAGTTTTATATAAAGGAACGTATATCAAAAAAGTAACTATTTCTACTACTATGAGTAGATCGATAACTATTGATCAAAGTAGTTTATGTGTTACAATCAACTAATTTTAATTGATTTAATTGGCATGTTCTTTATATAATTTGTGATTAGTTTAATATGGATTAAACTGGGGTGTTTATTATTTTATTTTTGGTATGTTAATATAAATTTTGTAATTTTTAATGACAATAATATACTATAATCTATGGTAAATTTTAAAAAAAATTTAATCACATTGTTATGTAAAAACAATAGGGTTGATTTATATAGTAGATATATATAGTTGGAATTTAACGCGTTTAATTATCATGTGTTTGTTATGTAGTTTAAGTAGTAGATAGCAGTAAACATTAATAAAGAAGTATCTTTTATAATATAATATGAAAAATTGAAATTAAACATATTTATACAATTATTGTATGCTTTAGGCGTGTTATAGTTGTCGTGTTGCATATATATAAATTTAAATTACAAATCGGTGTTATTAATGGCATTAAGCCTTCAAAAAAAAGAAAAAATTGTCTTTAAAATGCGAGAAATAGCTCAAAAAGCTGTATCTACTGTGGTAGCATCTTTAGATGGTGTTGCTGTTAATGATATCACCAAATTAAGAAAGGCAGCACGCGATCTTGGTGTGTGTGTGTACGTTGTTAGAAATACATTAATGCGGAGAGTAATTGAACATACACCTTTGGCGTGTTTAGAAAAGTTTTTGACAGGACAAAACATTATTGCATTTTCTGTACATCAACCTCGTGATTCTGCGTGTGTTTTTGTGAATTTTTCTAAAAGTAATGAATGTTTTAAAATAAAAGGTGCAGTTTTTGAAGATAGATTAATTCCCGCATCAAAAATAAATTTCTTATCTAATTTACTTAATCGTAAGGAAGCGATTTTTAGATTAATGACGGTTATGAAAATAAGTAGTATAGGAAATTTAATACGAATTTTATACATATTTTCTAATCAAAAACATTAAATGATAATTTATTAAAAATATTATGGATGTTTTTTAATAAATAGTGCTTTGATTATGTGATATTTTTTAATATTTTATATTTTTGGAGATTTTTATGTCTCTTACAAAAGAACAAATTTTAGATGCTATTTCCAATATGTCTGTTATGGAAATAGTACGGTTAACTTCTATGATGGAAGAAAAATTTGGAGTTCCCGCTATTTCATCTACTACTGTTGAGCCTGATACATCAGAGGCAATTATAAAAGAAGAGCAAACCGAATTTAATGTTTTTTTAACTGCTATTGGTAATAATAAAATTCCTGTGATTAAAACTGTGCGCAGTATTACTGGTTTAGGGTTAAAAGAAGCAAAAGAATTAGTGGAATCTGCTCCTGTTATTTTAAAAGAATCAATAAGTAAAGATGACGCTGAAATTCTAAAAAAAACTTTGGAAACAGTAGGTGCCTCTGTCGAAATTAAATGAAGATAAATTAATAATATAATTTCTTATTGGTTTATTGGTTTATTGGTTTATTGATTATGGGGTTTTCATACCATTTTATGTATAGAATGCGATGTTTAGTGCACAGTGAATGAATTATGGCATTGCAATATTTTAGTATATTAAAAATAAAAGTATGTGAACGCTTTATGTATCTGAATTTAAGTTAATAGATAGTAAACTATACAACTATGCTACTGTATAACAGTAGCCAACTTATTTATTTGGAAATGATAGTCCATATTAATTAATTGAGGAACTGTATGGTATATTCTTGTACTGAAAAGAAACGCATTCGTAAAGATTTTGGAAAACGTCCTCAAGTATTGGATATTCCGTATCTTCTTGCTATTCAGCTAGATTCTTTTCAAAAATTTATCAAAAAAGATCCAGAAGGACAATATGGATTAGAAGCAGCTTTTAGATCTATTTTTCCCATTAAAAGCTATAATGGCAATGCTGAACTACAATATATAAACTATCAATTAGGAGAACCTGCATTTGATGTAAAAGAATGTCAGACACGTGGTGCCACTTTTTCTGCGCCTTTACGTGTGCGTTTATGTTTAATTGTTTATGAACGGGATGGATTGGACAGTGTAGTTAAAAATACTAAGGAACAAGAAGTATACATGGGTGAAATTCCACTCATGACGAATAATGGTACTTTTGTGATTAATGGTATTGAACGAGTGATTGTTTCTCAGTTACACAGGAGCCCTGGTGTATTTTTCGATAGTGATAAAGGTAAAACACATTCATCTGGTAAAGTATTGTACAATGCACGTATTATTCCATATCGTGGATCTTGGTTAGATTTTGAATTTGATTTAAAAGATAATCTATTTGTTCGAATTGATAGGAGAAGAAAGTTACCAGTAACAGTAATGTTACGCGCCTTAAATTATACTACTGATCAAATTTTAAATATGTTTTTTAATAAAGTAGTATACGAAATCCAGAATAATATATTATATATGCATTTGGTGCCTGAAAGATTACGTGGTGAAACAACATCTTTTGATATTGTTGTTAATGATGTGATATATGTAAAAAAGGGATGTCGTGTTACAGCCAAACATATTAATCAATTAAAAAAAGATAATATTTCAAAGATTGAAGTACCCAAAGATTATATAATTGGTAAGGTTGTTATAAAAGATTATTTTAATAAAAATACAAACATACCTATTGTTACAGCTAATACAGAAATATCTGAGGATATATTGCATAATTTAATTCAATCAGGCTATAATTTTATAGAAACGTTGTTTAGTAATGATTTAGATTACGGTAATTATATATCTGAAACTTTGCGTATTGACACAACTACTAATCGATTTGATGCATTGGTAGAAATTTATCGTGTGATGCGCCCTGGGGAGCCTCCTACTAAAGAAGCCGCTGAATATTTATTTGAAAATTTGTTTTTCTTAGAAGAGCGTTACGATTTATCTGCTGTAGGAAGAATGAAATTTAATAGTTCATTACAACGAGTACACATAGAAGGTGTCGGAGTATTAAAAAAAGATGATATTGTTGATGTGATAAAAAAATTGATTGATATTAGAAACGGTAAAGGAGAAGTAGATGATATTGATCACTTGGGAAATCGACGTATTCGTTCTGTGGGTGAAATGGCAGAAAATCAATTTAGAATTGGATTAGTTAGGGTAGAACGTGCGGTAAAAGAACGATTATCTTTAAGTGATTTAGATATACTGACTCCTCAAGATTTAATTAATGCTAAACCTATTTCAGCTGCAATAAGAGAATTTTTTACTTCTAGTCAATTATCTCAATTTATGGATCAAAATAATCCATTGTCAGAAATTACTCATAAACGTCGTATATCTGCTTTAGGACCAGGAGGTTTAACTAGAGAACGTGCAGGATTTGAAGTACGTGATGTCCATCCTACACATTATGGTCGAGTTTGTCCAATAGAAACGCCAGAAGGACCAAATATAGGTTTAATTAATTCATTATCTGTATATGCTCGAGCTAATGAGTATGGATTTTTAGAGACTCCATATCGTAAAGTTCAAAATAGTGTTGTTAGTAACGACATTCATTATTTATCTGCAATTGAAGAGGGTAATTTTGTTATTGCCCAAGCAAATACAAATTTGAATTCAAAAGGGGAATTTATTGATGATTTAGTAACTTGTAGAAATAAAGGAGAATCTGGTCTTTTTAAAAAAGATCAAGTTGACTACATGGATGTTTCTACGCAACAAATAGTTTCCGTTGCTGCTTCATTAATTCCTTTTCTTGAGCATGATGATGCTAATCGCGCTCTCATGGGCGCAAACATGCAACGTCAAGCTGTTCCTGTCTTATGTAGTGAAAAACCATTAGTAGGTACTGGAATGGAACGTGCTGTGGCTATAGATTCCGGTGTTACTGTAGTAGCTAAACGTGGTGGTATCGTGAAATATGTAGATGCATCACGTATTGTGATACATGTCAATCAAGTTGAAATACATACTGAAGGGTCAGGTATTGATATTTATCGTTTAACAAAATATATTCGATCTAATCAAAATACTTGTATTAATCAACGACCTTGTGTGTCTTTAGAGGAATTAGTAGAACATGGAGATGTTATAGCAGATGGTCCATCTACTGATTTAGGAGAATTAGCTTTAGGTCAAAATATGCGCATAGCCTTTATGCCTTGGAATGGATATAATTTTGAAGATTCGATGTTAGTATCAGAACGTGTGGTACAAGAAGATATATTTACAAGTATACATATTCAAGAATTAACTTGTGTCTCTCGTGATACTAAATTGGGATCTGAAGAAATTACAGCTGATATTCCAAATGTAGGAGAAACAGCTTTATCTAAATTAGATGAATCTGGAATTATTTATATTGGGGCAGAAGTGATTGGAGGAGATATTCTTGTTGGAAAAGTTACACCCAAAGGAGAAACTCAATTAACACCAGAAGAAAAATTACTACGTGCTATTTTTGGTGAAAAAGCCTCTGATGTGAAAGATTCATCTTTGCGTGTTCCTAATGGAGTATGTGGAACTGTAATTGATGTACAAATATTTACTAGAGATGGCATTAACAAAGATAAACGTTCGTTAATAATTGAATCTTTAAAATTAGAGCAAGTTCAAAAAGATTTAAGTGAAGAATTACAAATTTTTGAATCAGCTTTATTTGAGCGTGTCTATGATATATTGATTGCTAGTGGATTTGAAAAAAAGAAATTGTTTGAAATTACCCGTAACTCTTGGTTTAACCTGGTATTATCAGATGCAGATAAACAACATCAATTATCTCAGTTAACTAAACAGTACTTCGATTTAAAACGTATATTTGAAAAAAAAACAGAAATTCAATATCGTAAAATTACTCAAGGAGATGAATTAGCTCCTGGTATATTAAAAATAGTTAAAGTATATTTAGCTGTAAAACGCCAGATCCAACCTGGTGACAAAATGGCAGGTCGACATGGAAATAAAGGAGTAATTTCTAAGATTAATCCTATTGAAGATATGCCGTACGATCAACACGGTGTACCGGTAGATATAGTGCTTAATCCTCTTGGAGTACCGTCTCGAATGAATATTGGCCAAATTTTAGAAACCCATCTTGGTATGGCAGCAAAAGGTATTGGAGATAAAATAAATTTCATGCTGCAACAACATAAAGAAGCAAATCAATTAAGAAAGTTTATTCAACAAGCATATAATTTAGGAGAAGGATCACGTCAACGTGTTGATCTTAGTAAATTTTCGGACGTAGAAATACTACAGTTAGCTAATAATTTAAAAAAAGGCATGCCTATTGCTACTCCAGTATTCGATGGTGCTACAGAAAAGGAAATTAAAGACCTTTTACAATTATCTGGTTTACCTACTTCTGGTCAGATTACATTATTTGATGGATGTACAGGAGAAGTATTCGAAAGACAAGTTACTGTAGGTTATATGTATATGTTGAAATTAAATCATCTAGTAGATGATAAAATGCATGCACGTTCTACTGGATCCTATAGTTTAGTGACTCAACAACCGTTAGGCGGAAAAGCTCAATTTGGTGGTCAACGTTTTGGTGAAATGGAAGTATGGGCGTTAGAAGCGTATGGTGCATCATATACTTTGCAAGAAATGTTAACTGTAAAATCAGATGATGTAAATGGACGTACTAAAATGTATAAAAATATTGTTGATGGAAATCATACAATGGAACCTGGGATGCCTGAGTCTTTTAATGTATTATTAAAAGAAATTCGTTCTTTGGCAATTAATATTGAACTAGAAGATTAATATTTTTAAGTGATATATATATATGAATATATTGTATTTAATTATATAGTATTTATGTATGCAACAGGTATAACTCTAATAAAGGCTCTTCTGTGAAAGATTTACTTAGATTTTTTAATATACAACAACATACGCAAATAGAAGAATTTAATGCTATTAAAATTGCACTTGCTTCTCCAGACATGATTAGATCTTGGTCTTTTGGTGAAGTAAAAAAACCAGAAACTATTAATTATCGTACTTTTAAACCTGAACGAGATGGTTTGTTTTGCGCACGCATTTTTGGGCCTATTAAAG
Encoded here:
- the rplL gene encoding 50S ribosomal protein L7/L12 — encoded protein: MSLTKEQILDAISNMSVMEIVRLTSMMEEKFGVPAISSTTVEPDTSEAIIKEEQTEFNVFLTAIGNNKIPVIKTVRSITGLGLKEAKELVESAPVILKESISKDDAEILKKTLETVGASVEIK
- the secE gene encoding preprotein translocase subunit SecE, whose amino-acid sequence is MQIKNENKKNIYILEIVKWISIIGLLVISIVGNYLYRDVNVLVRSIVVFIIIAVAMYIVLITKIGKIIVIFGNESRTELKKVVWPTYRDGLNTTLIVIGATTIMSLLLWGLDTILVHVVSFGLRL
- the rplA gene encoding 50S ribosomal protein L1, with the translated sequence MKKLSKRMRMIKNYADISVQYNVLDGLELLKKMKRVKFVESVDIAINLGIDARKSDQHVRSNVILPHGIGRDIYVAVFTQGSNIVLAKNAGADLVGLEDLYDQIKKEKYRLDVVIASPDVMHVVSKLGPILGPKGLMPNIKMGTISHDIAESVKNFKLGKIRYKNDKNGIIHATIGKIDFDTIQLKENLEALIVSLRQAKPVLYKGTYIKKVTISTTMSRSITIDQSSLCVTIN
- the rplJ gene encoding 50S ribosomal protein L10, whose translation is MALSLQKKEKIVFKMREIAQKAVSTVVASLDGVAVNDITKLRKAARDLGVCVYVVRNTLMRRVIEHTPLACLEKFLTGQNIIAFSVHQPRDSACVFVNFSKSNECFKIKGAVFEDRLIPASKINFLSNLLNRKEAIFRLMTVMKISSIGNLIRILYIFSNQKH
- the rplK gene encoding 50S ribosomal protein L11; protein product: MTKKVKACIKLQISAGAANPSPPVGPALGQQGVNIMEFCKAFNTNTATLETGLPIPVVITVYNDRSFSFVTKTPPASILLKKAANISSGSGKPNIINIGKISRDQIYEIAKIKAIDMTGANIESVSRSIIGTARSIGLEVED
- the rpoB gene encoding DNA-directed RNA polymerase subunit beta, giving the protein MVYSCTEKKRIRKDFGKRPQVLDIPYLLAIQLDSFQKFIKKDPEGQYGLEAAFRSIFPIKSYNGNAELQYINYQLGEPAFDVKECQTRGATFSAPLRVRLCLIVYERDGLDSVVKNTKEQEVYMGEIPLMTNNGTFVINGIERVIVSQLHRSPGVFFDSDKGKTHSSGKVLYNARIIPYRGSWLDFEFDLKDNLFVRIDRRRKLPVTVMLRALNYTTDQILNMFFNKVVYEIQNNILYMHLVPERLRGETTSFDIVVNDVIYVKKGCRVTAKHINQLKKDNISKIEVPKDYIIGKVVIKDYFNKNTNIPIVTANTEISEDILHNLIQSGYNFIETLFSNDLDYGNYISETLRIDTTTNRFDALVEIYRVMRPGEPPTKEAAEYLFENLFFLEERYDLSAVGRMKFNSSLQRVHIEGVGVLKKDDIVDVIKKLIDIRNGKGEVDDIDHLGNRRIRSVGEMAENQFRIGLVRVERAVKERLSLSDLDILTPQDLINAKPISAAIREFFTSSQLSQFMDQNNPLSEITHKRRISALGPGGLTRERAGFEVRDVHPTHYGRVCPIETPEGPNIGLINSLSVYARANEYGFLETPYRKVQNSVVSNDIHYLSAIEEGNFVIAQANTNLNSKGEFIDDLVTCRNKGESGLFKKDQVDYMDVSTQQIVSVAASLIPFLEHDDANRALMGANMQRQAVPVLCSEKPLVGTGMERAVAIDSGVTVVAKRGGIVKYVDASRIVIHVNQVEIHTEGSGIDIYRLTKYIRSNQNTCINQRPCVSLEELVEHGDVIADGPSTDLGELALGQNMRIAFMPWNGYNFEDSMLVSERVVQEDIFTSIHIQELTCVSRDTKLGSEEITADIPNVGETALSKLDESGIIYIGAEVIGGDILVGKVTPKGETQLTPEEKLLRAIFGEKASDVKDSSLRVPNGVCGTVIDVQIFTRDGINKDKRSLIIESLKLEQVQKDLSEELQIFESALFERVYDILIASGFEKKKLFEITRNSWFNLVLSDADKQHQLSQLTKQYFDLKRIFEKKTEIQYRKITQGDELAPGILKIVKVYLAVKRQIQPGDKMAGRHGNKGVISKINPIEDMPYDQHGVPVDIVLNPLGVPSRMNIGQILETHLGMAAKGIGDKINFMLQQHKEANQLRKFIQQAYNLGEGSRQRVDLSKFSDVEILQLANNLKKGMPIATPVFDGATEKEIKDLLQLSGLPTSGQITLFDGCTGEVFERQVTVGYMYMLKLNHLVDDKMHARSTGSYSLVTQQPLGGKAQFGGQRFGEMEVWALEAYGASYTLQEMLTVKSDDVNGRTKMYKNIVDGNHTMEPGMPESFNVLLKEIRSLAINIELED
- the nusG gene encoding transcription termination/antitermination protein NusG, giving the protein MADTVKKRWYVIQAFSGFENRVAHSLREHIKLRNMGTMFGDIMVPTEEVVEMRAGQRRKSERKFFPGYVLVQMIMNDSSWHLVKSIPRVMGFVGGTCDKPAPIGDKEVDAIVYRLQQIGDKPRPKTLFEPGELIRVSDGPFSDFNAVVEEVDYEKNRLKVSVSIFGRATPVELDFSQVEKS
- the tuf gene encoding elongation factor Tu, translating into MSKEKFKRVKPHINVGTIGHVDHGKTTLTAAITTVLSKYYGGSARAFDQIDNAPEEKARGITINTSHVEYDTLHRHYAHVDCPGHADYVKNMITGAAQMDGAILVVAATDGPMPQTREHILLARQVGVPHIIVFMNKCDMVNDEELLELVEMEMRELLSQYDFSGENTPIIRGSALKALENDEVWSNKILELSDVLDNYIPEPKRAVDQPFLLPIEDVFSISGRGTVVTGRIERGVIKIGEEIEIVGIKDTIKTTCTGVEMFRKLLDEGRAGENVGVLLRGTKRDEVERGQVLSKPGYIKPYSHFESEVYILNKDEGGRHTPFFKGYRPQFYFRTTDVTGTIELPEGVEMVMPGDNIRMVVNLIAPIAMNDGLRFAIREGGRTIGAGIVSKIIS